A window of Henckelia pumila isolate YLH828 unplaced genomic scaffold, ASM3356847v2 CTG_466, whole genome shotgun sequence genomic DNA:
GTCATCATTCACTCGGAATGGGAAACCATAGGCCACAGCAGGTAATGAGCCGGAGATGAGGTATGATAGTATAACAACCATGGCATGAAGTAAGAAATTCTCCCTTCTTCCCAGGAGTTCTTCATAGCGATCCTTTTGATCAGTTACTTGATGGGAAACTTGGTCTGAATGTTGATCTATTCGATCACTTCTTAGTTTGCAAAGCTGTACAATTGTATATGTGAGAACACAATGCCTGCTAGCTTAACTTTCTATTGGTATTTGTTGGTGTTGTTCTTCATTAAATTTGGTGAAAGCAAGTCTACTTACATTGTGACAAATGACAGAAAATCCCCCAATCAGATTGGCCAATCCCAGTGCTATAATATTTACTGTAGTgcaagaaaagaaagaaaaaaccaaaacataataataaatttctAGCAAATTGAAGAAGATTTTTATGCAGTCGTAAACTAATTGAAGATTACTTACATGTGGTAATATCAGCACCAGCTGCGGATGACACGACACTTAGGCTGGTAATTGATTCAGCCAATCCACCATATACTATGCTTTTGACCAATTCAATTGCGGAGTTTTTATGCCCTTCTGTCGTTTCACTCACAGCAACACTGATTTGAGATGTCAATTGCTCACCTACTGTTTCTTCAGAAACAGTTATACTTTCCCCTATTTCAGAAGCTGAAGTTGTACCTATAGATATCACAATATCCTTGCCTGCAATCAAAGTACATGCTATACATCTTATGAATAACCGAACCTGCAATATTTTCTGCATTTAACCATGTCATTTTCTAGCCAATGCGCCTTTTAATGTTGAAATACCACCAAATATTAGCGATTCACCAGTTTGGACTTCAAATTTGGTTTTCTTAGAAACTTTGATGGGATAGATTGGACCCAtgactttaaaaaatgacaCCTACTGCTATTATTATATTCATGTTTGAGAATTGACAGCTTGTTATTGGTAGTCGAAAGTATACTGCAATAGGCTGCTTACGTACTGTCATAGCTACATTAGAAGTTTTCGTTTCCATTTTCAACTGCCAATTCAGTTGTAAGTTTCACTTCTATGTGGCACCCTGCATGAGGAATAGCTGCTGAAATGTTCAATTTTCCGTTGAAATCCCTGGCTTTACATTTTTGAACTAGTGTCGGTAAGAACAGGATGACCTCATTTGTGTATGCATGATTCAATAAACATGAAATTTGCGAATAGAAAGCGGAAAATAAGATCCAGTTGAAAGGTAATATCTAACATGCAGGCATGGTTCCAGCTTTCATAGAATTATAAAACAGTGAACCTTTCTACCTGGGGTTTCCTTTTGTATTCTCTGATTGTTTATTTTGTCCTCTGATTTCTCAAGAGCTAGTGGAGTATCATTTGAGGAGACCATCAACTTTAATCCACCTTTTTGCGTAGATGAAACTGGATCCTGTGCGGATTCTTCACATGTAAATTGAGCCTTCTCTTGACGATTTTTCCCTGATATACCAGATTCACAGTTGACTTGGATTTCTTTGCGTAGCGTTGCTTCCTTCAATGCAGTCTTTGTGTATCCTTCCGACTGTTCTTTTGTGGAATCTTTTGCGCCATGTTGAGATAAATTGTTAAAAAGGATTCATCTTAGCACTAACTGACGATGAATGTAGAAGTGACTATGACACATATTTCTTGCTCTTTCCAGACATTCATAAAAGGTGAAGTTGCTAACAATACCTATCTTCTCTGGTCTATATAGTAGTTCCATTTAAAGAATTGTCATGCCTTGAAGATAGTACGATCCTATCTTAGCATCATAGATTATGATTATTCCAGCAGTCCCTACGAGTGCTTCATAAGCAGGTGTGGTTAAGTATACCCTTTGAATTGGGGAAATCTGACCATTTTGGTTGTCAGTTAAATAATGGGGGTGGAATTATGCTACACCAAGAGACTACTGTGTGTGTGGCATAATGGTTGGATTtggatgtgtgtgtgtgtgtgtgtggggagGTGTATATATGGTGCTACACAAGGAGCGGTCTCTCAGTTTTAGTATTGGCTAAATCAGATAATGGGGATTACCTCCCTAAAAACTCCTCGTGGCATAAAGTTTCTATGAAAAGATTACTAAAATAGTACATGACATTCATTGTTGCCTTTAAACAGAAACGATGACTCCAGATGTGGCAATGGACTTTGTAAGCACTTTGATGCTCCTATACTTTGCGTACAGTCACGCAAAGGCACTTAACAAATTAGAACGATGCCGAAACCAGGAATATGAAGTAGGATTTCATGTGCTGAATATGCTACAAAATTTCAGAGAGATGAGTATCACTTTTGCTGGCATCTCTCTTGACAACGCTGAGCTAAATTGGTGGTAAGCAGAAAAGAGACAAAAGTGATCACCTCGCTCAACCGTTGTCTCCTGGTTATTTGATGCAAACCACTTCTTTTTTATGCTTGGTAATTGTACTTGTTCATCTCCTACAGTTTCTTTCCCATTTTTATCTCCAAATATTCGGAACAACTTGGATCCATTCCCTGAATGTTCAAAGGGTTAGCTTTGGCTTTCTACTCAATCTTGGGATTAACTACACAGAAAATTTTTCATCTCCTTTGCTCTTATTAGTCAGTAACAGCTTACCTGTTGGAATGAAAAGGCTGAAGCAAGATAAGCATCTGAATAGAACGCTCCCCGTTTCTCGAACAGTGTCATCTTCAGCCAATTCATCATCAGGTGCCTGAGCAGAACAGCTGCCTGACTTGGAGACAGCTGCAGATTCTGTTTTATTACGCTTAAAATCTTCATCAGGAAGTTGAACTCTTCGATTTCTTTTGCGGAGAATAACTCTTCTTGTGATGCAAGAATTGCAATTAGGACAATATAAATCATGTGTCGTTTGTTTTTGCAGCAGTCTTTCGACATCCGCTTCTGTTTCTTCCAGCTCATCCTCATGTATCGAATCACTTTCTGTGCTTTCTATCTCACTGATGGAATACTTATAATCCGCTCTGTTTCCTTGTATATTTGAATTCGACTCAGAAGTATGAATAAGAAGTTTCTGAGATACTATCTCCGATTCACCTAGTTCTGGTGGACTTTCGTCCATTTGCTTTTCGCCATAATTGATTTCAACACCTGAAACCACGTTATATTTCACATTGTGCTAACATCATAGAGAATCCTGCCATTGCATGAATCCAGATTGTTTTCTGCACTATTCCCCTTACTATGTTTCAAGTTAAACTATCATATTTATACATTAATACAATCTCTGTTAATCAAAACACTATCCACTGACCTTcagtttcaaaatttaaatttttgtgatACATCTGCTTAGGCCATGGTCCACTATGGTTCTGAATGTGGTCGATCAAGATAATTCCATCCTGATGGGTCCAATAGCAGATTCGACACTTCCATATTCCTTCATTCAAATCGACGATTATGGTAAGATCAGGAAGGATAGGATTTAAAACATGCTAGGCATTCAGCCACttgatgtttcaagaattctGTCGTTCCAAGCTAATTAGAAGAAAATGAAATTGcttagtttatatatatattctttttcTCCGTGAAAAATTGTACCTTTTTAAAGTTCTCAGCTGGTAAACCAAATCAGATTTATCTGAACTTCCTCTTGTAAAAAGATGAAGTTCAATTTCAAATCTTAGGTTTATATTTTTACACCAAACATAggcatgtgtgtgtgtgaaaatcTAAGAAAGATGGCCCCCTTCTATATGTGTTTGACAGACAAGTAGGGCTAAAAATGGGCATGGAGTGGGGTTAAGGCTCAggaatattatacttaaaactGTTTCAAAGtaataaaaacatataaaaagaAAAGCACTTGACATCACATGTAGCTATCATACACATATACCATCTTCACCCTCACCTTTGTCGAGGAAAACAAGATTCTGCTGCCCTTGTGCACATTCTGCCTCATCTCCGAGGACTCCATCA
This region includes:
- the LOC140872464 gene encoding membrane protein of ER body-like protein isoform X2 — protein: MEKEERTPVQEEEEEEEEEEYTTLVKTRKSRTEKGDVESMQNGVKNGICEENEHAYQSILISNGGIIFGNELNMKGLGDGVLGDEAECAQGQQNLVFLDKGVEINYGEKQMDESPPELGESEIVSQKLLIHTSESNSNIQGNRADYKYSISEIESTESDSIHEDELEETEADVERLLQKQTTHDLYCPNCNSCITRRVILRKRNRRVQLPDEDFKRNKTESAAVSKSGSCSAQAPDDELAEDDTVRETGSVLFRCLSCFSLFIPTGNGSKLFRIFGDKNGKETVGDEQVQLPSIKKKWFASNNQETTVERDSTKEQSEGYTKTALKEATLRKEIQVNCESGISGKNRQEKAQFTCEESAQDPVSSTQKGGLKLMVSSNDTPLALEKSEDKINNQRIQKETPGKDIVISIGTTSASEIGESITVSEETVGEQLTSQISVAVSETTEGHKNSAIELVKSIVYGGLAESITSLSVVSSAAGADITTLNIIALGLANLIGGFSVICHNLCKLRSDRIDQHSDQVSHQVTDQKDRYEELLGRRENFLLHAMVVILSYLISGSLPAVAYGFPFRVNDDKELKLLVVGATSFLCITVLAIGKAYVCRPPKTYVKTVMTYVVLGFTASGISYVAGVLIKRILEKLGLFQSSSVVNLILSEMAPKDSAWARY
- the LOC140872464 gene encoding membrane protein of ER body-like protein isoform X1 codes for the protein MEKEERTPVQEEEEEEEEEEYTTLVKTRKSRTEKGDVESMQNGVKNGICEENEHAYQSILISNGGIIFGNELNMKGLGDGVLGDEAECAQGQQNLVFLDKGIWKCRICYWTHQDGIILIDHIQNHSGPWPKQMYHKNLNFETEGVEINYGEKQMDESPPELGESEIVSQKLLIHTSESNSNIQGNRADYKYSISEIESTESDSIHEDELEETEADVERLLQKQTTHDLYCPNCNSCITRRVILRKRNRRVQLPDEDFKRNKTESAAVSKSGSCSAQAPDDELAEDDTVRETGSVLFRCLSCFSLFIPTGNGSKLFRIFGDKNGKETVGDEQVQLPSIKKKWFASNNQETTVERDSTKEQSEGYTKTALKEATLRKEIQVNCESGISGKNRQEKAQFTCEESAQDPVSSTQKGGLKLMVSSNDTPLALEKSEDKINNQRIQKETPGKDIVISIGTTSASEIGESITVSEETVGEQLTSQISVAVSETTEGHKNSAIELVKSIVYGGLAESITSLSVVSSAAGADITTLNIIALGLANLIGGFSVICHNLCKLRSDRIDQHSDQVSHQVTDQKDRYEELLGRRENFLLHAMVVILSYLISGSLPAVAYGFPFRVNDDKELKLLVVGATSFLCITVLAIGKAYVCRPPKTYVKTVMTYVVLGFTASGISYVAGVLIKRILEKLGLFQSSSVVNLILSEMAPKDSAWARY